A region from the Wansuia hejianensis genome encodes:
- a CDS encoding cyclase family protein, which translates to MKIEDFCKVMEEFEIVDLSHMYQEGMPIWPTHAPFEHVLWEDYEKGSLNYQLKIHEHCGTHIDSPAHFIQEGPGHVFMPEIPLRHFMGRCVTLDFSDHPRNYEVTDVDIRSWEKQHIEIRKGDVVFFNFGLMNAWRNGDLESINAGYSGLGKSAAEYLLSRKVKIVGNDAIALDYDGTDRYWCHYILLDNDILIMENVANLDLLPALSYFICLPLNVEQSSGSPVRAVALVEK; encoded by the coding sequence ATGAAAATCGAAGATTTCTGCAAAGTCATGGAAGAATTTGAGATTGTGGATCTGTCCCACATGTACCAGGAGGGTATGCCGATCTGGCCGACCCATGCGCCGTTTGAGCATGTCCTGTGGGAGGATTATGAGAAAGGCTCTCTGAATTACCAGCTGAAAATACATGAACACTGCGGGACCCATATAGATTCTCCGGCACACTTTATTCAGGAGGGACCGGGACATGTGTTTATGCCCGAGATTCCGCTCCGGCATTTCATGGGCCGGTGCGTTACTCTGGACTTTTCTGATCATCCAAGAAACTATGAGGTGACCGATGTAGATATACGGAGCTGGGAGAAACAGCACATAGAAATCAGAAAGGGAGATGTGGTGTTCTTTAACTTCGGGCTGATGAACGCCTGGAGGAACGGAGATCTGGAGTCCATCAACGCCGGTTATTCAGGTCTTGGAAAAAGCGCGGCGGAATATTTGCTTTCCAGAAAGGTGAAGATCGTGGGAAATGACGCCATTGCCCTGGATTATGACGGCACAGACCGTTACTGGTGCCACTATATATTGCTGGATAACGATATTTTAATCATGGAAAATGTCGCAAACCTGGATCTGCTCCCGGCACTGTCTTATTTTATCTGCCTGCCGCTGAATGTGGAGCAAAGCAGTGGGAGCCCGGTCAGAGCCGTCGCCCTGGTAGAAAAATAA